From one Eriocheir sinensis breed Jianghai 21 chromosome 60, ASM2467909v1, whole genome shotgun sequence genomic stretch:
- the LOC126985704 gene encoding apoptosis regulatory protein Siva-like, whose product MPKRPCPFEDDLSPRAKVQAGPWGARLGGKRREVYDRTLTLLFSGAKNVTNNNTPEVMDASPTATATAASPTSLQQLLLTPHGTLAKPPQDMQALPALRSQPATLSACVGCRRVSPDLLACCHYCECRLCEDCQRACHFCGGSFCPKCSLAVYLQEERVVCLSCC is encoded by the exons ATGCCCAAGCGGCCGTGCCCCTTCGAGGACGACCTCAGCCCCCGGGCCAAGGTGCAGGCGGGGCCGTGGGGCGCCAGGCTGGGGGGCAAGAGGCGGGAGGTGTACG acCGCACACTGACGCTGCTGTTCTCCGGCGCCAAGAATGtgaccaacaacaacaccccGGAGGTGATGGACGCCTCGCCCACTGCCACTGCCACCGCTGCCTCACCCACCTCCCTGCAGcagctcctcctcaccccccacgGCACCCTCGCCAAGCCACCACAAGACATGCAG GCTCTCCCGGCACTGCGCAGTCAGCCGGCGACCCTCAGTGCGTGTGTGGGGTGCCGGCGTGTATCCCCGGACCTCCTGGCCTGCTGCCACTACTGTGAGTGCCGGCTGTGTGAGGACTGCCAGCGTGCTTGTCACTTCTGTGGGGGGAGCTTCTGCCCTAAGTGTTCCCTGGCAGT GTACCTTCAGGAGGAGCGAGTTGTCTGCCTAAGTTGCTGTTGA